The Podarcis raffonei isolate rPodRaf1 chromosome 2, rPodRaf1.pri, whole genome shotgun sequence genome window below encodes:
- the LOC128407767 gene encoding sulfate transporter-like, with protein sequence MLPSFSCLGAMENGTATQMPKQSIDMPSMPPPESSSHYVPVKLEEHEPPGLSVKKFIKKARENSGCNRQSVLAVFIKLFPVVEWLPRYSIKEQLLGDIISGMLVGIVGIPQSISYSLLASQDPIYGLYTNFFSVIIYFAMATSRHNCIGTFGVLCLMIGESVNRQLTLAGYQLETDIPVNATLNGTVVCDKSCYAITVATALTFLVGLYQILLGVFQLGFISVYLSEPLLSGFVTGSSLTILTSQMSLLLGLKIPRHDGVGSLIFTWVDIFRYIGNTNICDLVTSLIALVLIVPVKEINNYFRDKMKAPFPMELLVVIAATLLSYFFNFNKRYKSKICGSIPTGFKQPAVPDLSLLSNLAVDALPIAIIGFAMTISLAEIFGKKHGYPVRANQEMIAIGMANLVPSFFCCFVSSAALTKTLLKESTGCCTQISSLVSAFVLLLVLLWIAPLFYSLQTCILGVITIVNLRGALRKFADTPKMWRISKIDTVIWWVTMLSSLLITTELGLLIGVCFSLLCIIFRTQRPRATLLGKVNDSEIYEDQFTYKEISSIANIKIFRFDTSLYYANKDYFKSSLFQKTGVNPSLVAALRRKAEAKANLGKNESCFSMKFNCLKGTKRDAAKVSVSDAPGPAIDMHTLILDCGAMQFVDSVGLSVLKETRQDYKKIGIQVLLANCNPSVRHLLQAGGWLTGMEDTELLSFHSIHAAVQFAEKQHQTQQMGSKVTGDAFLSPEEDNDTSITPSLEGQL encoded by the exons ATGCTGCCCTCTTTCAGCTGCCTTGGAGCCATGGAGAATGGCACTGCTACCCAGATGCCTAAGCAGAGCATTGATATGCCAAGCATGCCACCACCAGAGTCATCTTCTCATTATGTGCCTGTCAAGCTTGAAGAGCATGAACCTCCGGGTCTCAGTGTCAAGAAGTTCATCAAGAAAGCCAGGGAGAATTCTGGGTGCAACCGACAAAGTGTCCTTGCTGTCTTCATTAAGCTGTTTCCTGTTGTAGAGTGGCTTCCCCGCTACAGTATCAAGGAACAACTGCTTGGGGACATCATCTCCGGCATGCTGGTTGGAATAGTTGGCATCCCTCAGTCCATCTCCTACTCTCTCCTTGCAAGTCAGGATCCCATTTACGGACTCTACACAAACTTCTTCTCTGTCATTATCTACTTTGCCATGGCTACCTCACGCCACAATTGCATTGGGACTTTTGGAGTCCTTTGCCTGATGATCGGGGAATCAGTAAACCGACAACTGACGTTAGCAGGATACCAGTTAGAGACTGACATACCAGTGAATGCCACGTTGAATGGGACAGTTGTCTGTGACAAAAGTTGCTATGCTATCACTGTGGCAACTGCTTTAACCTTTTTGGTTGGGCTTTACCAG ATACTTCTAGGGGTCTTCCAACTGGGCTTCATATCTGTATATCTTTCGGAACCTCTCCTGAGTGGCTTTGTGACTGGATCCTCCCTTACCATCCTCACTTCCCAAATGAGTCTTCTGCTGGGACTGAAAATCCCTCGCCACGATGGAGTGGGCTCTCTTATCTTCACATGGGTTGACATATTCAGATACATTGGCAACACCAACATCTGTGACCTAGTCACCAGCCTGATTGCTTTGGTCCTCATTGTGCCAGTGAAGGAGATCAACAACTACTTTAGAGACAAAATGAAGGCTCCTTTCCCCATGGAGCTTCTGGTGGTCATTGCGGCAACCCTGCTTTCGTATTTCTTCAACTTCAACAAGAGATACAAATCTAAAATATGTGGCTCCATTCCCACTGGTTTCAAGCAACCTGCTGTACcggatctgagccttctttcaAACCTGGCAGTTGATGCTCTGCCCATTGCCATCATCGGCTTTGCCATGACTATCTCGCTGGCAGAAATATTTGGCAAGAAGCATGGCTACCCAGTTCGGGCCAACCAAGAAATGATTGCCATTGGCATGGCGAACCTCGTACCATCTTTCTTCTGCTGCTTTGTCTCTAGCGCAGCCTTGACAAAGACCCTGCTGAAGGAATCCACCGGGTGCTGTACCCAGATCTCAAGCCTGGTATCTGCGTTTGTGCTGCTCCTGGTGTTGTTGTGGATTGCCCCTCTCTTCTACTCACTGCAAACCTGCATCCTGGGGGTGATCACCATCGTTAACCTCAGGGGGGCCTTGCGGAAATTTGCCGACACCCCGAAGATGTGGCGGATCAGCAAGATAGACACCGTGATCTGGTGGGTCACCATGCTGTCCTCATTACTCATCACTACAGAGCTGGGCCTCCTCATAGGCGTCTGCTTCTCTCTCCTCTGCATCATCTTCCGCACCCAGAGGCCCCGAGCCACGCTCCTCGGCAAGGTGAACGACTCTGAAATCTACGAGGACCAGTTCACTTACAAAGAGATCAGCAGCATTGCAAATATCAAGATCTTCCGTTTCGACACCTCCCTTTACTACGCAAACAAGGACTATTTCAAAAGTTCACTTTTCCAGAAAACAGGAGTGAATCCTTCGCTGGTTGCTGCCCTGCGGCGAAAGGCTGAAGCAAAAGCAAACCTGGGCAAGAACGAAAGCTGCTTTTCTATGAAGTTTAACTGCCTGAAGGGCACCAAGAGAGACGCTGCCAAGGTTTCGGTTTCAGATGCTCCTGGCCCAGCCATAGACATGCACACTTTAATCCTTGACTGTGGCGCCATGCAGTTTGTAGACAGCGTGGGCCTCAGTGTGCTGAAGGAGACTCGCCAGGACTACAAGAAGATTGGCATCCAGGTCCTGCTGGCCAACTGCAACCCATCTGTGCGGCATCTACTCCAGGCAGGTGGTTGGCTTACTGGGATGGAGGATACGGAGCTGCTGTCCTTCCACAGTATACATGCTGCTGTGCAGTTTGCAGAGAAACAGCACCAAACTCAGCAGATGGGCAGCAAAGTGACAGGGGATGCTTTCCTTAGTCCTGAAGAAGACAATGATACCTCAATAACACCCAGTCTGGAGGGGCAACTGTAG
- the SLC26A2 gene encoding sulfate transporter, with protein MAAEANHVHSGFEMAEVNDGPPNSRRTICLERIEKSTDIKAHVLKKVKKKCTCTPATAKDLLFSFLPVLKWLPKYNLKENILGDLMSGLIVGILLVPQSIAYSLLAGQEPIYGLYTSFFASLIYFLFGTSRHISVGIFGVLCLMIGEVVDREVQRAGYDLASNVPSSYNSDMHLSVNNSTLGPLTVNETSHLLCDRSCYAISVGATVTFVAGIYQVAMGFFQVGFVSVYLSDSLLSGFVTGASFTILTSQAKYLLGLDIPRSNGIGSLITTWMNIFRNIHKTNFCDLITSCLCLLVLIPTKELNERYKSKLKAPMPTELVVLVVATLASHFGKLKEKYGSSVSGHIPTGFLPPQSPDWSLIPSVALDAVAIAIIGFAITVSLSEMFAKKHGYTVKPNQEMYAIGFCNIIPSFFHCFTTSAALAKTLVKESTGCRTQISGVVTALVILLVLLVIAPLFYSLQKCVLGVITIVNLRGALRKFSDLPKMWRLSKVDTLIWFVTMLSSALISTELGLLIGVCFSMLCVIVRTQRPEGHLLGWVPESEVYEPLPEYRNLQMKPGIRVFRFEAPIYYANKESFKSMLYKQTGVNPLWELAAKRKAEKRKLSEKMVNANGNQAEVSVQLVTHPLEFHTIVIDCCAVQFLDTAGIHTLKEVHKDYGEIGIQVLLAQCSPSVRESLDRGEYLKREEQFLFHSVHQAVEYAFCAHGKHGLCASES; from the exons ATGGCAGCAGAAGCCAATCATGTCCATTCAGGGTTTGAGATGGCAGAAGTAAATGATGGCCCACCAAACAGCCGTCGCACGATCTGCCTAGAACGTATAGAAAAGAGCACAGACATCAAGGCACACGTGCTGAAGAAAGTGAAGAAAAAATGCACCTGCACCCCAGCTACTGCCAAAGACCTGCTCTTCAGCTTCCTCCCAGTGCTGAAATGGCTCCCCAAGTACAACCTGAAAGAGAACATCTTGGGAGATTTAATGTCTGGCTTGATCGTGGGGATCTTGCTGGTTCCGCAGTCCATTGCCTATTCTCTGCTGGCTGGCCAAGAACCTATCTATGGCCTTTATACGTCGTTCTTTGCAAGCCTCATTTATTTCCTGTTTGGAACTTCCCGTCACATCTCTGTTGGCATTTTCGGTGTACTGTGCCTGATGATAGGAGAAGTAGTGGACCGTGAAGTACAGAGAGCTGGGTATGATTTGGCATCAAACGTTCCTAGTAGTTATAACTCAGACATGCATCTTTCCGTAAATAACAGCACACTGGGGCCTTTGACTGTGAATGAGACATCACATTTGTTATGTGACAGAAGTTGCTATGCAATTAGCGTTGGAGCCACGGTGACTTTCGTTGCTGGCATTTACCAG GTTGCCATGGGCTTCTTCCAAGTGGGCTTTGTCTCTGTGTACCTCTCTGATTCCTTGCTCAGCGGATTTGTTACAGGTGCTTCCTTCACCATCCTTACCTCACAAGCCAAATACCTCTTGGGCTTAGACATTCCCCGTAGCAACGGCATTGGTTCCTTGATAACCACTTGGATGAACATATTCAGAAACATCCACAAGACCAACTTCTGCGATCTCATCACCAGCTGCTTGTGCCTTCTTGTTCTTATCCCAACTAAAGAGCTGAACGAGCGATACAAATCCAAACTTAAGGCGCCCATGCCCACTGAGTTGGTGGTGTTAGTGGTAGCCACACTGGCATCTCATTTTGGGAAGCTAAAAGAGAAGTATGGCTCCAGTGTTTCTGGGCATATTCCTACCGGGTTTTTGCCACCGCAATCGCCAGACTGGAGTCTGATTCCCAGTGTGGCTCTGGATGCAGTGGCCATAGCCATTATTGGCTTTGCCATCACAGTTTCTCTCTCTGAGATGTTTGCCAAGAAGCATGGCTACACAGTTAAACCCAACCAGGAAATGTATGCCATTGGTTTCTGCAACATCATCCCTTCTTTCTTCCATTGTTTCACTACTAGCGCAGCCCTTGCCAAGACACTTGTCAAAGAGTCGACAGGCTGCAGGACTCAGATCTCCGGTGTGGTGACTGCCTTGGTCATCTTGTTAGTCCTCCTTGTGATTGCTCCCCTGTTCTATTCCCTCCAGAAATGTGTGCTAGGGGTCATTACCATTGTCAATCTCAGAGGAGCCTTGCGGAAATTCAGTGACCTGCCCAAAATGTGGCGGTTAAGCAAAGTGGACACATTGATTTGGTTCGTCACCATGTTATCTTCAGCACTGATAAGTACTGAACTTGGCCTCCTGATTGGGGTCTGCTTTTCAATGCTGTGTGTCATTGTGAGGACGCAGAGACCAGAAGGGCACTTACTGGGCTGGGTGCCAGAATCTGAAGTCTATGAACCCCTTCCTGAATATAGGAACCTTCAGATGAAACCAGGGATCAGGGTTTTCCGTTTTGAAGCACCCATCTACTACGCTAACAAAGAGAGCTTCAAGTCCATGCTGTACAAGCAGACTGGAGTCAACCCTCTGTGGGAGttggcagcaaagagaaaagcgGAAAAGCGAAAGCTTAGTGAGAAAATGGTCAATGCCAAcggaaaccaggcagaggtctCAGTACAGCTTGTCACTCACCCACTGGAGTTTCACACTATAGTGATTGACTGCTGTGCGGTGCAGTTCTTAGATACAGCAGGGATCCACACGCTCAAGGAGGTTCACAAGGATTATGGGGAAATTGGCATCCAAGTGCTGCTGGCTCAGTGCAGTCCCTCTGTGAGGGAATCCCTAGACCGAGGGGAGTACCTTAAAAGGGAGGAACAATTCCTCTTCCATAGTGTGCACCAAGCTGTGGAATACGCATTTTGTGCTCACGGGAAGCATGGGCTCTGCGCCTCCGAAAGCTAA